The following proteins are co-located in the Helicobacter pylori genome:
- the leuS gene encoding leucine--tRNA ligase: MDFINIEKKWQEFWWKNKSFEPKDDFNLPKKYILSMLPYPSGEIHMGHVRNYTIGDALARYYRLHHYNVLHPMGFDSFGMPAENAAIKHGIHPKTWTYENIEAMQKEFEALGFSFSKNREFATSDPDYTKFEQQFFIDLWEKGLIYRKKAMLNWCPNDKTVLANEQVIDGRCWRCDTEVVQKELYQYYLKITNYAEELLKDLETLENHWPSQVLTMQKNWIGKSSGLQFGFKIADECLKVCNNIQEIEVFTTRADTIYGVTYIAIAPEHPLVEHAIKQVSQEDSKMIKAILNTTQRERALEKKGAFLGIYAIHPLTKQKIPVWVANFALANYGSGALMGVPACDERDFEFANLYHIPIKVITQSSQSLPHTKEEVLKNSGEWSDLSSSVAREQIIAYFEKENLGKRAINYRLQDWGVSRQRYWGAPIPMIHCKHCGIVPETQLPVTLPEDIVIDGEGNPLEKHASWKFAQCPKCYKDALRETDTMDTFIQSSWYFLRYTTPKNQRENQAFDQNYLKYFMPVDTYIGGIEHAILHLLYARFFTKALRDLGYLNLNEPFKQLITQGMVLKDGAKMSKSKGNVVSPKEILKKYGADAARLFILFAAPPAKELEWNDSALEGAHRFIKRLYDKANAITPTTSKPEFKEVSLNEAEKLARKKVYEALKKSHEIFNKAESAYSFNTLIASCMEALNALSAQNNERILCEGYFVLLQILEPIIPHTAWELSERLFKRANFKPIAIDESALVEDFMTLGLTINGKRRAELKVNINADKEEIIILAKKELEKYLKNASVKKEIYVPNKLVNFVIA; this comes from the coding sequence ATGGATTTTATCAATATAGAAAAAAAATGGCAAGAATTTTGGTGGAAAAATAAGAGTTTTGAGCCTAAAGACGATTTTAACCTCCCTAAAAAATACATTTTAAGCATGCTGCCTTATCCTAGTGGGGAAATCCACATGGGGCATGTGCGCAATTACACCATTGGCGATGCGTTGGCGCGTTATTATCGTTTGCACCATTACAATGTGTTGCACCCTATGGGGTTTGATTCTTTTGGGATGCCTGCAGAAAATGCGGCCATTAAGCATGGTATCCACCCTAAAACCTGGACTTATGAAAACATTGAAGCCATGCAAAAAGAGTTTGAAGCTTTAGGGTTTTCTTTTTCTAAAAACAGGGAATTTGCCACTTCAGATCCGGATTACACGAAATTTGAACAGCAATTTTTCATTGACTTGTGGGAAAAGGGGCTGATTTATCGCAAGAAAGCCATGCTCAATTGGTGCCCTAACGATAAAACCGTTTTAGCTAATGAGCAAGTCATTGATGGGAGGTGTTGGCGTTGCGATACAGAAGTTGTTCAAAAAGAGCTCTATCAATATTATTTGAAGATCACAAACTACGCTGAAGAATTGCTAAAAGACTTAGAAACTTTAGAAAATCATTGGCCTTCTCAAGTCCTAACCATGCAAAAAAACTGGATAGGGAAATCTAGCGGGTTGCAGTTTGGTTTTAAAATCGCTGATGAGTGCTTGAAAGTTTGCAATAACATTCAAGAAATTGAAGTTTTTACCACAAGAGCGGATACTATTTATGGTGTAACTTACATCGCCATCGCCCCAGAACACCCTTTAGTAGAGCATGCCATTAAACAAGTGAGCCAAGAAGATTCAAAGATGATTAAAGCGATTTTAAACACGACTCAAAGAGAAAGAGCCTTAGAGAAAAAAGGGGCGTTTTTAGGCATTTATGCTATCCACCCTTTAACGAAGCAAAAAATCCCTGTTTGGGTGGCTAATTTCGCTCTAGCTAATTATGGTTCTGGGGCGTTAATGGGCGTGCCAGCCTGCGATGAAAGGGATTTTGAATTCGCCAATCTTTATCATATCCCTATTAAAGTGATCACTCAAAGTTCTCAAAGTTTGCCCCACACTAAAGAAGAGGTTTTAAAAAATAGCGGGGAGTGGAGCGATCTTTCTAGCTCAGTGGCCAGAGAGCAAATCATCGCTTATTTTGAAAAAGAAAACCTCGGTAAAAGGGCGATCAACTACCGCTTGCAAGATTGGGGGGTGAGCCGTCAAAGGTATTGGGGAGCGCCCATTCCTATGATTCATTGCAAACATTGCGGGATTGTGCCTGAAACCCAACTGCCGGTAACTTTACCTGAAGATATTGTGATTGATGGGGAGGGCAATCCGTTAGAAAAGCATGCGAGTTGGAAATTCGCTCAATGCCCCAAATGCTACAAAGACGCTTTAAGAGAAACAGACACCATGGACACTTTCATTCAGTCTAGTTGGTATTTCTTGCGCTACACCACACCCAAAAACCAGCGTGAAAATCAAGCGTTTGATCAAAATTACTTGAAGTATTTCATGCCGGTGGACACTTATATTGGCGGCATTGAACATGCGATTTTGCACTTGTTATACGCGCGCTTTTTCACTAAGGCTTTAAGGGATTTGGGCTATCTTAATTTAAATGAGCCTTTCAAACAGCTTATCACTCAAGGCATGGTCTTAAAAGATGGCGCTAAGATGAGCAAATCTAAAGGCAATGTCGTTAGCCCTAAAGAGATACTTAAAAAATACGGGGCTGATGCTGCAAGGCTTTTTATCCTTTTTGCTGCCCCACCGGCTAAAGAATTGGAATGGAATGACAGCGCTTTAGAGGGCGCACACCGGTTTATCAAGCGCTTATACGATAAAGCGAACGCCATTACCCCTACCACTTCTAAGCCTGAATTTAAAGAAGTCAGCCTGAATGAAGCGGAAAAATTAGCTCGTAAAAAAGTCTATGAAGCGTTAAAAAAATCGCATGAAATTTTCAATAAGGCTGAAAGCGCTTACTCGTTTAACACTTTGATCGCAAGTTGCATGGAGGCTTTAAACGCTTTGAGTGCGCAAAATAATGAGCGGATTTTATGCGAGGGTTATTTTGTATTGTTGCAAATTTTAGAGCCTATTATCCCGCACACGGCATGGGAGTTGAGTGAAAGGCTTTTTAAAAGAGCGAATTTTAAGCCTATAGCGATCGATGAAAGCGCTTTAGTGGAAGACTTTATGACTTTAGGGCTTACCATTAATGGCAAAAGGCGTGCGGAATTGAAAGTCAATATTAATGCTGATAAAGAAGAAATTATTATTTTGGCTAAAAAAGAATTAGAGAAATATTTAAAAAATGCGAGCGTTAAAAAAGAAATTTATGTGCCTAATAAGCTTGTTAATTTTGTTATCGCATGA
- a CDS encoding DUF6394 family protein, with protein MDWGRVVHVLFSLISLTTIAGFLYEPNTVVLFVALALNLISVTLKIGVCKRFASELLASSLATVLHLIPAFVFLQILNNLVTAYMLMIGALISNAFSLIFLLIESVVTSETD; from the coding sequence ATGGATTGGGGTCGGGTCGTTCATGTGCTGTTCAGCCTTATTTCTTTAACCACCATTGCAGGGTTTTTGTATGAGCCTAACACGGTGGTGTTGTTTGTAGCGTTAGCTTTAAATCTTATTTCTGTTACGCTCAAAATTGGGGTGTGTAAGCGTTTCGCTTCAGAGCTGTTGGCCAGCTCTTTAGCTACCGTGTTGCACCTCATACCGGCATTTGTGTTTTTACAGATTTTAAACAATCTGGTTACAGCTTACATGCTCATGATTGGGGCGTTGATTAGTAACGCTTTCAGCCTCATCTTTTTGTTGATTGAAAGCGTTGTAACGAGCGAAACGGATTAA
- the secF gene encoding protein translocase subunit SecF, protein MELFKQTRILSFMHYSNYGVIVSAILVLLALGLLFFKGFSLGIDFAGGSLVQVRYTQNAPIKEVRDLFEKEARFKGVQVSEFGSKEEILIKFPFVETAENEDLNAIVANILKPSGDFEIRKFDTVGPRVGSELKEKGILSLILALMAIMVYVSFRYEWRFALASVIALMHDVILVASSVIVFKIDMNLEVIAALLTLIGYSINDTIIIFDRIREEMLSQKTKNAIQAIDEAISSTLTRTLLTSLTVFFVVLILCVFGSKIIIGFSLPMLIGTIVGTYSSIFIAPKVALLLGFDMHKYYENEARKIKKAQEKEKMRRLYESGRV, encoded by the coding sequence ATGGAATTATTCAAGCAAACTAGAATCTTAAGCTTCATGCATTATTCCAATTATGGGGTGATCGTTTCAGCGATCTTGGTGCTTCTAGCGTTAGGGCTTTTGTTTTTCAAAGGGTTTTCTTTAGGGATTGATTTTGCAGGGGGGAGTTTGGTGCAGGTGCGTTACACTCAAAACGCCCCCATTAAAGAAGTGCGCGATCTGTTTGAAAAAGAAGCTCGCTTTAAAGGCGTGCAAGTGAGCGAATTTGGCTCTAAAGAAGAAATTCTAATCAAATTCCCTTTTGTAGAAACGGCTGAAAATGAAGATTTGAACGCTATCGTGGCTAACATTCTAAAACCCAGCGGCGATTTTGAAATCCGTAAATTTGACACCGTGGGTCCTAGAGTGGGGAGCGAATTGAAAGAAAAGGGCATTTTGTCGCTGATTTTAGCTTTGATGGCGATCATGGTCTATGTGAGTTTCCGCTATGAATGGCGTTTCGCTTTAGCGAGCGTTATTGCGCTTATGCATGATGTGATTTTAGTGGCAAGCTCGGTGATTGTTTTTAAGATTGATATGAATTTAGAAGTGATTGCGGCCTTGCTCACTTTGATCGGGTATTCCATTAATGATACGATCATTATTTTTGACAGGATCAGAGAAGAAATGCTTTCTCAAAAAACCAAAAATGCCATTCAAGCCATTGATGAAGCCATTTCCAGCACGCTCACGCGCACGCTTCTAACTTCTTTAACCGTGTTTTTTGTGGTGTTGATTTTGTGCGTGTTTGGGAGTAAGATCATTATTGGCTTTTCATTGCCCATGTTAATAGGCACGATTGTAGGGACTTATAGTTCTATTTTCATCGCCCCTAAAGTAGCGTTATTGTTGGGCTTTGATATGCATAAATATTATGAGAATGAGGCTAGAAAAATCAAAAAAGCTCAAGAGAAAGAAAAAATGCGCCGTCTGTATGAAAGCGGTCGGGTTTAA
- the secD gene encoding protein translocase subunit SecD: protein MKLFNPRLIVFIFALLLGVGFSVPSLLETKGPKITLGLDLRGGLNMLLGVQTDEALKNKYLSLASALEYNAKKQNILLKDIKSNLEGISFELLDEDEAKKLDALLLELQGHSQFEIKKEAEFYSVKLTPLEQEELRKNTILQVIGIIRNRLDQFGLAEPVVIQQGKEEISVQLPGIKTLEEERRAKDLISKSAHLQMMAVDEEHNKDAMKMTDLEAQKLGSVLLSDVEMGGKILLKAIPILDGEMLTDAKVVYDQNNQPVVSFTLDAQGAKIFGDFSGANVGKRMAIVLDNKVYSAPVIRERIGGGSGQISGNFSVAQASDLAIALRSGAMSAPIQVLEKRIIGPSLGKDSIKTSIIALIGGFILVMGFMVLYYSMAGVIACMALVVNLFLIVAVMAIFGATLTLPGMAGIVLTVGIAVDANIIINERIREVLRENEGIAKAIHLGYINASRAIFDSNITSLIASVLLYAYGTGAIKGFALTTGIGILASIITAIIGTQGIYQALLPKLTQTKSLYFWFGVNKRA, encoded by the coding sequence ATGAAACTTTTTAACCCTCGTTTAATCGTTTTTATCTTTGCACTTCTTTTAGGGGTAGGGTTTTCTGTGCCTTCTTTACTAGAAACTAAAGGCCCTAAAATCACTTTAGGGTTGGATTTAAGGGGGGGGTTAAACATGCTTTTAGGGGTGCAAACCGATGAGGCTTTAAAAAACAAGTATTTAAGCCTAGCGTCCGCTTTAGAATACAACGCTAAAAAGCAAAATATCTTGCTTAAAGACATTAAATCCAATTTAGAAGGGATCAGTTTTGAGCTTTTAGATGAAGATGAAGCGAAAAAATTAGACGCACTTTTATTGGAATTGCAAGGCCATAGCCAGTTTGAAATCAAAAAAGAAGCGGAGTTTTATAGCGTGAAGCTCACCCCTTTAGAGCAAGAAGAATTGCGTAAAAACACGATTTTGCAAGTGATAGGGATCATTCGTAACCGCTTGGATCAATTTGGTTTGGCTGAGCCTGTAGTCATCCAGCAAGGTAAAGAAGAAATTTCAGTGCAATTGCCCGGCATTAAGACTTTAGAAGAAGAGCGGCGCGCTAAAGACTTGATTTCTAAATCCGCTCATTTGCAGATGATGGCAGTGGATGAAGAGCACAATAAAGATGCGATGAAAATGACGGATTTAGAGGCTCAAAAATTAGGCAGCGTGTTATTGTCTGATGTGGAAATGGGGGGTAAAATCTTACTCAAAGCGATCCCCATTTTAGATGGCGAAATGCTTACAGATGCGAAAGTGGTGTATGATCAAAACAACCAGCCGGTGGTGAGCTTCACGCTGGATGCGCAAGGGGCTAAGATTTTTGGGGATTTCTCAGGCGCGAATGTGGGCAAACGCATGGCGATTGTTTTAGACAATAAGGTTTATTCAGCCCCGGTGATCAGGGAGCGTATTGGCGGAGGGAGCGGGCAAATTAGCGGGAATTTTAGCGTGGCTCAAGCGAGCGATTTAGCGATCGCTTTAAGGAGTGGGGCGATGAGCGCACCCATTCAGGTTTTAGAAAAAAGGATTATAGGCCCGAGTTTAGGGAAAGACAGCATTAAAACTTCCATTATCGCTCTCATTGGGGGCTTTATTTTGGTTATGGGCTTTATGGTGCTTTATTATTCTATGGCGGGAGTGATCGCTTGCATGGCGTTAGTGGTCAATCTTTTTTTGATCGTGGCGGTCATGGCAATTTTTGGAGCGACGCTGACTTTACCGGGAATGGCAGGGATTGTTTTAACCGTGGGGATTGCCGTGGATGCTAATATCATTATCAACGAACGCATTAGAGAAGTCTTAAGAGAGAATGAGGGCATCGCTAAAGCGATCCATTTAGGCTATATCAATGCGAGTCGGGCGATTTTTGATTCCAATATCACTTCCTTGATCGCTTCGGTGTTATTATACGCTTATGGCACAGGAGCGATTAAAGGCTTTGCTCTCACCACAGGTATTGGGATTTTAGCCTCTATTATCACCGCTATTATAGGCACGCAAGGGATTTATCAAGCCCTTTTACCTAAACTCACCCAAACAAAAAGCCTTTACTTTTGGTTTGGCGTGAATAAAAGAGCTTAG
- the yajC gene encoding preprotein translocase subunit YajC, translated as MGQIKDILTTLLPLLVLFLIFYFLIVRPQRQQQKKHKEMIEGLTKGDKVVTQGGLIVEVLKAEANFFSVKLNDDTTAKLSKNYIAFKLDELDQFGLAEPIVIQQGREEISARLSGAKTLKQRQITTK; from the coding sequence ATGGGACAAATTAAAGACATTCTAACGACGCTTTTACCCCTTCTGGTGTTGTTTCTTATTTTTTATTTTTTGATTGTTCGCCCGCAACGCCAGCAACAAAAAAAGCACAAAGAAATGATAGAGGGCTTGACTAAGGGCGATAAAGTTGTCACTCAAGGCGGGTTGATCGTTGAGGTACTTAAAGCGGAAGCGAATTTTTTTAGCGTAAAACTCAACGATGACACCACCGCTAAACTTTCTAAAAACTATATAGCGTTCAAATTAGACGAATTGGATCAATTTGGTTTGGCAGAGCCTATAGTCATTCAGCAAGGCAGAGAAGAAATTTCGGCAAGATTATCCGGTGCTAAGACTTTGAAACAACGCCAAATAACAACTAAATGA
- the nhaA gene encoding sodium/proton antiporter NhaA, translating to MKLKKTENAISLTLKNFIKSESFGGIFLFLNAVLAMVVANSFLKESYFALWHTPFGFQIGDFFIGFSLHHWIDDVLMALFFLMIGLEIKRELLFGELSSFKKASFPVIAAIGGMIAPGLIYFFLNADTPSQHGFGIPMATDIAFALGVIMLLGKRVPTALKVFLITLAVADDLGAIVVIALFYTTNLKFAWLLGALGVVLVLAVLNRLNMRSLIPYLLLGVLLWFCVHESGIHATIAAVILAFMIPVKIPKDSKNVELLELGKRYAETSSGALLTKEQQEILHSIEEKASALQSPLERLEHFLAPISGYFIMPLFAFANAGVSVDSSINLEVDKVLLGVILGLCLGKPLGIFLITFISEKLKITARPKGISWWHILGAGLLAGIGFTMSMFISNLAFTSEHKDAMEVAKIAILLGSLISGIIGALYLFLLNQRAALKK from the coding sequence ATGAAACTCAAAAAAACAGAAAACGCGATCAGCTTAACGCTTAAAAACTTTATTAAAAGCGAGTCTTTTGGAGGGATTTTCCTCTTTTTAAACGCTGTTTTAGCGATGGTGGTGGCTAATTCGTTTTTAAAAGAAAGTTATTTTGCGCTATGGCACACCCCTTTTGGGTTTCAAATAGGGGATTTTTTCATCGGCTTTAGTTTGCATCACTGGATTGATGATGTTTTAATGGCGTTATTCTTTTTGATGATAGGATTAGAGATCAAGCGAGAATTGTTGTTTGGGGAGCTATCCAGTTTCAAAAAAGCTTCTTTTCCTGTGATTGCGGCCATAGGGGGCATGATAGCCCCAGGATTGATTTATTTTTTTCTTAACGCTGACACGCCTTCCCAGCATGGTTTTGGGATCCCTATGGCGACAGATATTGCGTTCGCTTTGGGCGTGATCATGCTTTTAGGCAAGAGGGTGCCAACCGCTTTAAAGGTTTTTTTAATCACTCTAGCGGTGGCTGATGACTTGGGGGCTATTGTGGTGATCGCGCTTTTTTATACCACGAATTTAAAATTCGCATGGCTTTTAGGGGCTTTGGGGGTGGTTCTTGTTTTAGCTGTATTAAACCGCCTGAATATGCGCTCGCTTATCCCTTACTTGCTTTTAGGGGTGTTGCTTTGGTTTTGCGTGCATGAGAGCGGTATCCATGCGACGATTGCTGCAGTGATTTTAGCTTTTATGATACCGGTGAAGATCCCTAAAGATTCTAAAAATGTAGAGCTTTTAGAACTGGGTAAGCGATACGCAGAAACGAGTTCAGGAGCGCTTTTAACCAAAGAACAGCAAGAGATCTTGCATTCCATTGAAGAAAAAGCGAGCGCTTTACAAAGCCCCTTAGAAAGATTGGAGCATTTTTTAGCCCCCATTAGCGGGTATTTCATCATGCCCTTGTTTGCGTTTGCAAACGCAGGGGTGAGCGTTGATTCTAGCATCAATTTAGAAGTGGATAAGGTGCTTTTAGGGGTTATTTTAGGGCTTTGTTTGGGCAAGCCTTTAGGGATTTTCTTAATCACTTTTATAAGCGAAAAGCTTAAAATCACCGCGCGCCCTAAAGGCATCAGCTGGTGGCATATTTTAGGGGCTGGGCTTTTAGCAGGGATTGGCTTTACTATGTCTATGTTTATTTCTAATTTGGCTTTCACGAGCGAGCATAAGGACGCTATGGAAGTGGCAAAAATTGCGATTTTACTAGGATCTTTGATTTCTGGGATCATAGGGGCTTTGTATTTATTTTTATTAAACCAAAGAGCGGCTTTAAAGAAATAG
- a CDS encoding RecB-like helicase: protein MDTKRQCMALKASAGSGKTFALSVRFLALLFKGANPSEILTLTFTKKATAEMKERILDYLKILQKENLEDEKEKEKSQNILKELEEKYRLNPSFVQNSAQEIYQRFLNAEIRISTIDAFFQSILRKFCWFVGLSANFEVNEDTKAHQQQLNASFLSALNSKQLEELSVFIAQCLSHDSYTSDSVLERLRFLKNKLYLFDPNKKDPVFNEEGFLEKLRSLNQQIQNIETASNEAKKAIKCDDFRGFLNSSLTWLEKKSEYRYFKKFKDEIPTLESECEEIENDLKRYYEARESALFKKFPKFIQLYDKATSKIQALDFDAIKDKVHALLNGYEEMPAEFFYFRLDSKIAHILIDEFQDTSLNDYKILAPFIDEIKAGIGQAKWHRSVFFVGDVKQSIYGFRGSFSSLFESVSKDFYHDNLEFNHRSSPLIINYVNTIFKKAYQNSPTAYLEQKYPKASSNNHARDGYVKVSLVADERELLLKQILQEAKNLLEHRIDPKDITLLCATNDDALEIKNYLQKNLSAINPSTESSAKLSQFVESKIIKNALEYALAEEPYKPFYKHSVLKLAGYLHDDAIALAGFNPKKESVAGFVWKVMELFELYGECAQICLELAVGCEDANEFLEKLEAKEIASFKAEGAQIMTIHKSKGMQFPYVIVCERLGKPKTNNSNQFLEEYSGTELIRLYYRMKNREVVDKDYARALDKEEAAKDHEETNVYYVAFTRAELGLIVVAKDKNQKKDKKESKNKGMREKLDLAPLEEGEIAPVISSQKEPSSASVVIKPHAYGEQVQEIEEEPSDYEKNNDQEAINFGIALHKGLEYQYAYRIPKKSVLEYLNYHHGFYGLDYQALEESLELFENDAKIQALFKNLALRGEVAFLFQGVVSRIDVLLWDKGQNLYVLDYKSSQNYQQSHKTQVSHYAAFLQTQAPHFKIQAGIIYAHKRLLEKLWV from the coding sequence ATGGATACAAAAAGACAATGCATGGCTTTAAAGGCTTCAGCAGGAAGTGGGAAGACTTTCGCTTTGAGCGTGCGGTTTTTAGCCCTATTGTTTAAGGGGGCTAATCCTAGCGAGATTTTAACGCTCACTTTCACTAAAAAAGCCACCGCCGAAATGAAAGAGCGCATTTTAGACTATTTAAAAATCTTGCAAAAAGAAAACCTTGAAGATGAAAAAGAAAAAGAAAAATCCCAAAATATCCTAAAAGAATTAGAAGAAAAATACCGCTTAAACCCTAGTTTTGTGCAAAATAGCGCTCAAGAAATCTACCAACGCTTTTTAAACGCCGAAATCAGAATCAGCACCATTGATGCGTTTTTCCAAAGCATTTTAAGGAAATTTTGCTGGTTTGTGGGGTTGAGCGCGAATTTTGAAGTCAATGAAGACACAAAAGCGCACCAACAACAGCTTAATGCGAGTTTTTTGAGTGCTTTAAATAGTAAACAGCTTGAGGAATTGAGCGTTTTTATCGCTCAATGCTTAAGTCATGATAGTTACACAAGCGATTCTGTTTTAGAGCGGTTGCGTTTTTTAAAAAACAAGCTTTATTTATTTGATCCCAATAAGAAAGATCCTGTATTTAATGAAGAGGGTTTTTTAGAAAAACTAAGAAGCTTAAACCAACAAATTCAAAACATAGAAACAGCGTCAAATGAGGCTAAAAAAGCCATTAAATGCGATGATTTTAGGGGGTTTTTAAACAGCTCTTTAACCTGGCTTGAAAAAAAGAGCGAATACCGCTATTTCAAAAAATTCAAAGATGAAATCCCCACTTTAGAGAGCGAATGCGAAGAGATTGAAAACGATCTAAAACGCTATTATGAAGCCAGAGAAAGCGCATTGTTTAAAAAATTCCCTAAATTCATCCAGCTTTATGATAAAGCCACTTCTAAAATCCAAGCCCTGGATTTTGATGCAATTAAAGATAAAGTCCATGCCTTATTGAATGGTTATGAAGAGATGCCAGCGGAGTTTTTTTATTTCAGATTGGACAGCAAAATCGCGCACATTTTGATTGATGAATTTCAAGACACGAGCTTGAACGATTATAAGATTTTAGCCCCTTTTATTGATGAGATTAAGGCCGGGATAGGGCAAGCTAAATGGCACAGGAGCGTGTTTTTTGTGGGTGATGTCAAGCAGAGTATTTATGGTTTTAGGGGGAGTTTTAGCTCCTTGTTTGAAAGCGTTTCTAAGGATTTTTACCACGATAATTTGGAATTCAACCACCGCAGTTCGCCTTTGATCATTAATTATGTGAATACCATTTTTAAAAAGGCTTATCAAAATTCCCCCACCGCTTATTTGGAGCAAAAATACCCTAAAGCTTCTAGTAATAATCATGCTAGAGACGGCTATGTTAAAGTCTCTTTAGTGGCTGATGAAAGAGAATTGTTATTAAAACAAATCTTACAAGAAGCTAAAAACCTTTTAGAGCATCGCATTGATCCTAAAGACATTACCCTTTTATGCGCCACTAATGACGACGCTTTAGAAATCAAAAATTATTTGCAAAAGAATTTGAGCGCGATTAACCCAAGCACGGAATCTAGTGCTAAATTGTCTCAATTTGTGGAATCTAAAATCATTAAGAACGCTTTAGAATACGCTCTAGCTGAAGAACCTTACAAGCCCTTTTATAAGCACAGCGTTTTAAAACTCGCTGGATACTTGCATGATGATGCCATCGCTTTAGCTGGTTTTAACCCCAAAAAAGAGAGCGTGGCAGGCTTTGTGTGGAAGGTGATGGAATTGTTTGAGCTTTATGGAGAGTGCGCGCAAATCTGCTTGGAGTTAGCGGTTGGATGCGAAGATGCGAATGAATTTTTAGAAAAATTAGAGGCTAAAGAGATCGCTTCTTTCAAAGCAGAAGGCGCACAGATTATGACTATCCATAAATCTAAAGGCATGCAATTCCCTTATGTGATCGTGTGCGAACGCTTGGGCAAGCCTAAAACGAATAACTCCAATCAATTCCTTGAAGAATATAGCGGCACAGAGCTTATTCGCCTTTATTACAGAATGAAAAATCGTGAGGTGGTGGATAAAGATTACGCTAGGGCTTTAGATAAAGAAGAAGCGGCTAAAGATCATGAAGAAACCAATGTGTATTATGTCGCATTCACTAGGGCTGAGTTAGGGCTGATTGTCGTGGCTAAAGACAAAAACCAAAAAAAAGACAAAAAAGAAAGCAAAAACAAAGGAATGCGCGAAAAATTGGATCTTGCGCCTTTAGAAGAAGGAGAAATCGCGCCGGTTATTTCTTCTCAAAAAGAGCCTTCAAGCGCGAGCGTTGTGATCAAACCCCATGCCTATGGCGAGCAAGTCCAAGAGATAGAAGAAGAGCCTAGCGATTATGAAAAGAATAACGACCAAGAAGCGATCAATTTTGGTATCGCCTTGCACAAGGGATTAGAATACCAATACGCTTATCGCATTCCTAAAAAAAGCGTTTTAGAATATTTAAACTACCATCATGGTTTTTATGGTTTGGATTATCAAGCGTTAGAAGAAAGTTTGGAGCTTTTTGAAAACGATGCCAAGATACAAGCTCTTTTTAAAAATTTGGCCTTAAGGGGTGAAGTGGCTTTTTTATTCCAAGGGGTTGTGTCTAGGATTGATGTTTTATTGTGGGATAAGGGGCAAAATTTGTATGTTTTAGATTATAAAAGCTCTCAAAATTACCAGCAAAGCCATAAGACACAAGTTTCTCATTACGCTGCGTTTTTGCAAACTCAAGCCCCCCATTTTAAGATACAAGCGGGCATTATTTACGCTCATAAAAGACTGCTTGAAAAATTATGGGTTTGA
- the rpsB gene encoding 30S ribosomal protein S2: MVTMKDLLECGVHFGHQTRRWNPKTKKFIFGVRKNIHIIDLQKTLRYFRYTYNIVRDASAQGKSIMFVGTKKQANETLKEFAESIQVPYVNYRWLGGMLTNFSTIRKSVRKLEIIEEMENSGQIDLLTKKEKLMILRKKEKLDKYLGGVRHMKKIPDMIFVIDVAKEKIAVAEARKLHIPIVAPLDTNCDPDLVDYPIPGNDDAIRSIRLFCKEMSEAILEGRELMQEEIVHADENSEEIEYVSNEEKEEMLAEIQKEITQGDE, from the coding sequence ATGGTAACCATGAAAGATTTATTAGAATGCGGTGTGCATTTTGGACACCAAACAAGGCGTTGGAACCCTAAAACCAAGAAATTCATTTTTGGCGTTAGGAAAAATATCCATATTATTGATTTGCAAAAAACTTTGCGCTATTTTAGATACACTTATAACATCGTGCGCGATGCGAGTGCTCAAGGCAAAAGCATCATGTTTGTAGGCACTAAAAAACAAGCCAATGAAACTTTGAAAGAATTTGCTGAAAGCATTCAAGTCCCTTATGTCAATTACCGCTGGCTTGGTGGCATGCTGACTAATTTTAGCACCATCAGAAAATCAGTGAGGAAATTAGAAATCATTGAAGAAATGGAAAATAGCGGTCAAATTGATTTATTGACTAAAAAAGAAAAGCTCATGATCTTAAGGAAAAAAGAAAAGCTGGATAAGTATCTTGGCGGGGTGCGCCACATGAAAAAAATCCCTGATATGATTTTTGTGATTGATGTGGCTAAAGAAAAAATCGCTGTCGCTGAAGCCAGAAAACTCCATATCCCTATCGTGGCTCCCTTAGACACTAACTGCGATCCTGATTTAGTGGATTACCCCATTCCTGGAAATGACGATGCGATCCGCTCTATCAGGCTATTTTGTAAAGAAATGAGCGAAGCGATTTTAGAGGGGCGAGAACTCATGCAAGAAGAAATCGTCCATGCAGATGAAAATAGCGAAGAAATAGAGTATGTGAGCAATGAAGAAAAAGAAGAAATGCTCGCTGAAATCCAAAAAGAAATCACTCAAGGAGACGAATAA